AGCCGGGCGACCACCCACAGCATCGCATGCCGGCCCTCGATCTCCACATCGAAACGCCCCCACACCCGGCCACTGTCGACGGCGTTCGTGATCAGGCTGCCCGCGTTGCGAGGCAAGCGCGTGTCGGCGTGCAGGAACAGCAGGATATCCCCCTGGGCCTCACCGGCGCCCGCGTTCATTTGCCTCGCGCGGCCCGGCGGCGCCCTCAGCACGCGATCGACCCAAGGGCCTGCGAGTGCAGACGTCGTGTCGCTGCTCCCTCCGTCCACCAGAATCAACTCGGCGCCCTGCCGGCGCAGGCGGGCCAGGGCGCAGAGGCCCTCCACGATGACGGCCGCCTCGTTCAAACAGGGTACTATGATGGACAGGCGCGCCAAGCACCCTTCTCCATTGACCGACCGGACAGTAGCTCGCGGGTTTCCATACCCCTCCACCCAAGAGGCACGGACTCGCGTCGCACCCGCGGGGGATGTTACCAGATCGGAGTACACGGATCAGTTAGAAATTGCAGAGACCAAAGTCTGCCCCATATTGTCCTTGTAGCGAACCCATGACGCTTATCGCGTTCGTCACCGACCGGGGGTCGATTCAGCGTATTCTCGAACACATCGGCGGACCCGCTCAGGCACCGCGCAATTGCCCCCGCCGCTCGCGGTCCCCCCACGGGGAGGAGGGCTTCGAAGTCGATGCGTTTGCGCTGAGCCAATCCCTACCCCAAACGAGCCTTTCCCTCCCCCGCGCGGATCGCCCAATCATCGGCCGCCCCTCCGACGAGATAGTACGCGTTGCAAAAGGGGATTGAATCTCCTATCCTCCGAACCTATCTGGCTGGATCTGGGCTGCGGCGGCAATCTCCTGCCCGAGCTCCTGCCCGAGCCGCAAAATGAACTACCTACTCGGCACCGGCTACTATCCGGCCACTCGCTACGACGCGTCCCTTTTCGCACGGGTGTGGATCGAG
This portion of the Pseudomonadota bacterium genome encodes:
- a CDS encoding TIGR04283 family arsenosugar biosynthesis glycosyltransferase, with translation MARLSIIVPCLNEAAVIVEGLCALARLRRQGAELILVDGGSSDTTSALAGPWVDRVLRAPPGRARQMNAGAGEAQGDILLFLHADTRLPRNAGSLITNAVDSGRVWGRFDVEIEGRHAMLWVVARLMNLRSRLTGIATGDQAIFVSRLAFRAIGGYPDIPLMEDIALSRRLKSLGRPACLCERVTTSGRRWETQGVWRTILLMWRLRFQYFLGTDPRRLAARYEARR